A DNA window from Flavobacteriales bacterium contains the following coding sequences:
- a CDS encoding phage tail protein: MEGTIGEIRMFGGNFAPRTWALCDGQLLPISQNTALFSILGTTYGGDGRTTFALPDMRGRVAVHAGSGPGLSTYRLGQKGGIEQTTLNVLNMPSHNHTAVPNLTTTVQVNNSDGEDTRPNGNFLGQPTSGDLYIDSAGSNQKLGGVATSGTVDIGNNGGSQPFSNVQPFCTVNYIICLMGIFPSRN; the protein is encoded by the coding sequence ATGGAAGGAACGATTGGAGAAATCAGAATGTTCGGGGGAAACTTTGCCCCGCGTACCTGGGCCCTGTGTGATGGTCAACTGTTACCCATCTCACAAAACACAGCGCTGTTCTCAATACTGGGAACCACCTACGGAGGAGACGGACGAACCACTTTTGCCTTGCCCGATATGAGGGGAAGGGTAGCCGTTCACGCCGGAAGCGGCCCCGGTTTATCAACTTACAGGCTCGGACAAAAAGGTGGAATTGAGCAAACCACATTAAACGTATTGAACATGCCGTCACACAATCACACGGCTGTTCCAAACCTGACCACCACGGTACAGGTAAACAATTCCGATGGAGAAGACACACGCCCGAATGGAAACTTTCTTGGACAACCTACCTCAGGTGACCTTTACATTGATTCGGCCGGAAGTAATCAAAAACTGGGTGGAGTAGCCACCTCCGGCACCGTGGACATTGGCAACAATGGCGGCAGTCAACCATTCAGCAATGTACAGCCGTTCTGTACGGTGAATTACATCATTTGCCTGATGGGTATTTTTCCTTCAAGAAACTAA